GATGCCGGCGTGGGCCACGTCAATTCTTGGATGGTCCAGGCCAGTGAGTTTGCTACCAGCGGCTCATCACCTAAAACCACTGCGAGTCAGTCGCAAGCCGCAGGGACTGACAGGACGGACAGGGAGGTGGCTGCTTCCAATGCGGCGGAGTTGACCCCAAAAGAACTGGAGGCGGCATTGGAGCGCAAGCTGCGTCCCATTCACCAGAAATTGAGCCGTCTGGAACAGGACCGCGTTTCTGTGCAGGATGTTGTGGGCGGTCTCGGCTATATCCTGGGTCTGGCGGGTATCGCCCTGTATTGTTCTGCCCGGCGACGGGGTTGAGCGTAAGGAGGCAGGATGGATGAGGGCAGTGCCTCGAGGAGGTGCTGACACAGGCGAAGGCTGAAAGAAGTGCTGCGCGCAGTGGATCAAAAATGGAAAAGGGTGGACACACTCCTGGGATTGAGGTAAGCAACACCTTAGAAAGGTGGAGTTTTCAATGAGGCCTTTGCCGGTCCGGGTCAGCTGTGACCCGGTTGAACCCGACAACCAAGGAGAGCTGTCATGGCTTGGTATGAAAAGCAAAAGGTCCTGGTTCCCATCGACTTTTCCAAAAAATCCTTTGAAGCCCTTGACGTCGCCGGTGAATTTGTCAGGGAATCGAGCCAACTCTATCTCATATACGTCGTGCGGCCGTTGCGGCCGACGGACCTGGATATGATCTGGGAAACCCTCAGTGAGGAGCAGCGGATCCATCTCCAGGGCCTGCGGCTGGGAACTGGGGATACCACTGCCGGCAAAGAAAGTGAAAAACGTATCCAGGTCCACGCCAAAGCGTTGCGGGACCATCTGGACGACAAATACGACCAGGTCAATGTGACGGTGACCTTTGGTGATCCGGGAGAAGAGATTGCCAAACACGCCGATGAACTCGGGGTGGACATGATTGTCATGCCCTCGCACGGCAGGCGGGGGGTCAAACACCTTCTGCTTGGCTCTGTGGCCGAACGGGTATTGCGGTACGCCCATTGCCCGGTGTTGGTCCTTCGTTAACCCCCCTTTTTCCTGTTACAGCAAGTCGTATAGCGTGCGAGCCCTTACGGACTTCAAGGAGATCCGTTTGAAATACAAAGAAATTTCGGGGCAACTGCGAGATTGACCTGTAACCGCCGTGGTTTGGGAGTTGCCAACGCGCGGTGGGATAAGGGAGCAACTGCCAGTTGAAAGGTTCAGAAAATGGGAAAGGGGTGCCGCTGGTGCGGCACCCCTTTTCGTTTCGGTTTGGTGCGCCAGGGAGGATTCGAACCCCCGGCCAAGAGCTTAGAAGGCTCCTGCTCTATCCTACTGAGCTACTGGCGCAAAGCACTTGAATTTATCCGCCGACGGTGAAAAAATCAAGATCCTGTCTCGGTCCGAACTTTCCGGATCAGGCAATGTTGATGCTATCATAGCCGCGCCACCCGGAGCCCTGATGACCCTCTTTTCCTCGTTTGCCGCGTTTGAAGCCCACGTCAATACATTGGGGCTTTTTCATATGGATCTGCGTTTGGAGCGGATGGACCGGGTCTTGACCTGTTTGGAACGCACGCGTCCGCAGGGCTTGACCCTCCAGGTCCTGGGCACAAACGGGAAGGGCTCGACAAGCAGTATGCTTGAAGGCTTGGCTCGCGCTCAAGGGAGGCGAACCGGCGTCTTCTCTTCCCCCCATTTTGTTTCCTTGCGAGAGCGAGTGCGTATTGACGGAGCACTGCTTGATGAGCAGCAGTGGCTTCGAGCCGCCAACAGTGTTGCCGCGTGCGATCCTGAATTGACCTATTTCGAATGGATGACGGCTGTGGCGCTGGAATTGTTCGCCATCCACGACGTCGACGTCCTCATTCTTGAGGCCGGTCTCGGGGGACGCCACGATGCGACGACTGCAGTGGCCGTCGATGGAACGGTCGTGACCCCTATTGGCGAGGATCATGAAAACATTCTGGGGCCGGGTCTGGAGCGTATTGCTGCGGACAAGGCCGGAGCGTTTCGCCCGGGCGTCCCGGTTTTCAGTGCCCGGCAATCGGCTGAAGTTCGGAACGTGCTGGAAGGTGCCGCCGAGAAGTGCCGTAGTCCATTGCGTTTTGTCCCTTCAGACCCGCCCTGCGATGTTCCCTCCTGTCTGGCCGAACGGCTGCCAGGGACCCACCAGCAAGATAATTTTCGCCTGGCCACCCTTGCTTGGAGCGCTTGTGCCAAACAGCTTGGGGCTGAGACATCTCCTGCAATCCTGCGCCGGGGAGCTCAGCTGGCCTGGCTTCCCGGACGGCTGCAATGGTGTCGACTCGGCGAATTGGAGGTCCTGTTGGACGGGGCTCACAACCTGCCGGCTCTGGAATGCCTGCAGCAGTTTGTCGAGGCATTGGAAGCCCCGCCGCGGCAGCTCATTTTTTCCTGCCTGTCTGACAAGGCCACCGCCGGGCTGCTGGAGCAGATCCGGCAGTTCAACATGGATGCGGTATGGGTTCCGGAGATAGCGGCCGGGCCCCGCAATCTGCCGGCTCGACAGTTGGCGTCCCAGGTGGGAGGCACGGCTGTGGCGACGCTGGGCCATGCTTTGCAGTGCGCACAAGAAGCTGGGGGCAGGGTCCTCATCTGCGGTTCCTTGTATTTGTTGGCCGAGTTTTTTAGACTCCATCCCCGGTTTTTGGTGCCCCCGACGTCGGATTTATCCACTTGATTGCAGCGCCACAGGAGCCCGCCGTGAAAGAATTGTTTCGGAAATTGCCGGCAACGGACGATGTTTTGCGCCAATTGGAGGATCTGGACGAAAATACCGGAATCCCTCGTCCCATGCTGCGCGATGCCGTAACGCAATTTTTGGACCGCTGCCGTGAAGCCATTCGCCGTCAGGAAGTGACCGACCCCGAGGAACTCGCTCTGACGGCCCTCTTGCCTCGGGCGCAGGAAACGGTCCGTGGCCTGGTTCGCCCCCATTTCCGCCGAGTCATCAACGCCACCGGAGTGGTCGTGCATACCAACCTCGGGCGGTCCCTGCTGGCCCGGGCCGCACGGGAGGCGGTCGAAGAGTCCTGCCGATTTTATTCCAATCTCGAATTCGCTCTGGAAACCGGCAAACGCGGCAGCAGGTACAGTCACGTCGAGTCCCTGCTGTGTTCTTTGACCGGGGCGGAAGCCGCATTGGTGGTCAACAACAATGCCGCCGCCGTCTTGCTGGTCCTCGATACGCTGGTCAAAGGCAAGGAGGCTGTGGTTTCACGTGGCCAATTGGTCGAAATCGGGGGCTCGTTCCGTATACCGGACGTTATGGCCAAAAGCGGCGGGATTTTGCGTGAGGTGGGGACAACGAACCGGACCCATCTGAGCGATTACGAGCAGGCCATCGGCCCCGAGACCGGGGCCCTTATGAAGGTGCACACCTCAAATTACAAGGTGATCGGATTCCACAAGGAAGTCGGCTTGCGGGAATTGGCTGTTTTGGGCCGTGAATACGATCTTCCGGTGATTGAGGACTTGGGAAGCGGGAATCTGTTTGACTTTACGCCCTACGTTCCCCTTGATGAACCGACCGCTCAGTCTGTGCTGCGCGAGGGGGCTTCAGTGGTGACTTTCAGCGGCGATAAATTGTTGGGAGGGCCGCAGGCGGGGGTGATCCTGGGTCGAAAAGACGAGATCGAGCGGATCAAACGCAATCCGCTGAACCGGGCCCTGCGAATCGACAAAATGACCCTTGCGGCGCTTGAAGCCACTTTACGCCTGTATACTGATCCTGCTCGGGCCCGACGTGAAATTCCGACCCTGGCCATGATCACGCTGTCTCCGGAGACAATCCAGGGGCGGGCAAAACGGCTGGCCAGCACATTGCGGCGGCAGTGGCAGCAGCACCTGCCGGTTCGTACTCGGGCCGGGTCGTCCCGGGTCGGTGGTGGAGCGAGTCCGGAAAAGGATCTGCCGACCACGCTGGTGCAGATCCCTTTGCCCGGGAACCGACTCGAACCGTTTCGCGAGGCGCTTTTGCAAACGGATCCGCCCTTGGTGGGGCGCATTGAGGACGGGGCCTTTTGTCTGGATCCCCGAACGCTGCAAAGCGAAGAACTCCGTGTGGTGCCCGGCCTTTTGGAGCAAGCGCGCCTGGCCTGTGGGATCGGGGGCGGTCCTTAGGACCTGTCCCTGAGCGACTGGTCACCCCTATTTTTGCCGGAATACCGTACAGTCCCGATACATATGTTCCCATGGCAGCAAAGCGCCCCCCCTTTACACCGTTGCGTCCCCTCGATCAATACGCTCGGGGGAAGGCAAAGCGATTACACGGGGACAACAGGATCAGGCAGGTCGTGTTGCCGCTTCCTGGGATTTGCGAGCGGGCCGCGAGAGACGTTTTTCACCTGCTAACGAGAGAGGAGAAAGCCTGTGGAATTGGCTCATACGCCGAAAAGTTGCTGGGATATCTTTTCCAGTCAGGAAGAGCGGGTGGCTCTGGAAGAAGCCGCTACTGAATATATTGCATTTTTAAGCCGCTGCAAGACCGAACGGGAAACCGTGCAGTGGGTCGTTGAACAGGCTGAAGCTGCCGGTTTTCGGCAAGAGTGGGCGGAAGGGGCCGTCTATCGCGAGCTCAAGGGCAAGACCGTATTATTGGCCCGGCGTGGACGTCGCCCCCTTCGCGAAGGAGTTCGGCTTCTCGGCGCCCACGCGGATACGCCCCGCTTGGATTTCAAACAACACCCCGTGTATGAAGACGGCGGTATGGCCCTGGGCAAGACCCATTATTACGGCGGCATCCGGAAATACCAGTGGTTGGCCAGGCCCCTGGCCCTGCATGGAGTGGTGGTCAAGGAAAATGGAGAGACGGTGCGGGTTTGTCTGGGCGAAGACCAAGGCGATCCGGTGCTGACCATCGCCGACCTGCTTCCCCATCTGGCCCAGGAGCAAAACGAGCGCAAGGTCACCGAGGCCTTTGAGGCCGAAAAGCTGAATATTGTTCTGGGCCATATGCCCCAAGGACAGGACCCCTCTTCCGAAGGGGACTCCAAAGAGGGCGACCGGGTCAAAAAACGGGTCTTGACGCTACTTAACGCCAAATATGGGATTATTGAAGAAGATCTGTATTCTGCGGAACTCCAGGCTGTTCCAGCTGGCCCGGCCCGGTGTGTGGGCCTCGATGAAGCGCTTATCGGCGGGTACGGTCAGGACGACCGGATTTGCGTTTTTTGTGGTCTCAAGGCCCTGCTGGCTGAAGAAGACCCCGAATTCACCCAAGTGGTTATTTTCTGGGACAAGGAGGAGATCGGCTCCGACGGCGCCACTGGTGCCAAATCACTGTTTATGGAGTACAGTCTTCAGGATATGCTCCGGGCGTGGGAACCGGAGACTGCACTGTCCGAACTCTTTTTCGCGACCAAGGCCCTTTCCGGGGACGTCCACGGAGCCCTGGATCCCGATTTTCAGGACCTGCACGACAAGTACAATACCTCCCGGCTGGGGTATGGACCGGTTTTCTGCAAGTTTACCGGTCACCGGGGTAAAGTCGGCGCCAACGATGCCCATGCCGAATATGTGGCCTGGTGGCGGCGGCTGTTGAACCGAGCGTCCATCCCCTGGCAGATGGCTGAAATCGGCAAGGTAGACAAAGGAGGCGGCGGAACTGTGGCCAAGCATTTGGCCATCTACGGTATGGACATCATCGATTTCGGGCCAGGTGTGCTCGGGATGCACAGCCCGTTTGAACTCAGTTCCAAGGCGGATCTGTACGCCACCATCAAGGCCTTTCAGGCGTTTCTGGGCAGCAAGGAGTAGCTTTCATGCCGGTGATCATGGGCACGGCCGGGCATATCGACCACGGCAAAACCAATCTTATCAAGGCCTTGTCTGGAATCGACTGTGATCGGCTCAAGGAAGAGAAAAAACGGGGCATCACCATCGAATTGGGATTTGCCTACGTCGACCTGCCGGGCGGACAGCGACTGGGGATCGTAGACGTTCCCGGGCACGAGAAATTCGTGAAGAATATGGTAGCCGGGGCCGCGGGCATTGATTTTGTGCTCCTTGTCGTCGCGGCTGATGAAGGGGTCATGCCCCAGACCCGTGAGCACCTGGAAATCTGTTCTATTCTCGGGATCAAGCACGGCCTTGTGGCCCTGACCAAGGTGGACATGGTGGAGCCGGATCTTATGGAACTGGCCCAGGAGGATGTCCGGGACCATTTACAGGGCACATTTCTGGAGGAGGCTCCGATCTTTCCGGTCTCGGCCCATACCGGCGAAGGTGTGGATGTTTTGCGCCAGGCCGTGGTCTCCTTGTGCGGTTCGGTCCAGATCGTCCGGGAGACTGACCTCTTCCGTCTCCCGGTGGACCGGGTGTTCAGCATGCGCGGACATGGCACGGTGATCACCGGAACACTCGTTTCCGGCCAGATCGATGTTGGGGACGACGTTGAGGTCTACCCCCAGCTCAAGACGACTCGTGTACGCGGTCTTCAGGTCCACGGCCAGGAGGTCCAGCGGGCCTTGGCCGGGCAGCGAACGGCCTGTAACCTGGCGGGGGTGGAGGTTTCCAGCCTCCAGCGTGGCGATGTGCTCGCCAGACCCGGAACATTGATCCCCAGTCAGATGTGGGACCTGGAGCTGACGTGTCTGTCTTCAGCCCCACGGCCATTACGGCACAGAACAGAACTCCATTTTCACCATGGATCGCGTGAGGTCCTGGCCCGGATCTTTCTTTTGGATCGCGACAAGCTCCAGCCTGGTGATACTGCCTTGGCACAGGTCCGC
The sequence above is drawn from the Desulfohalobium retbaense DSM 5692 genome and encodes:
- a CDS encoding universal stress protein; this translates as MAWYEKQKVLVPIDFSKKSFEALDVAGEFVRESSQLYLIYVVRPLRPTDLDMIWETLSEEQRIHLQGLRLGTGDTTAGKESEKRIQVHAKALRDHLDDKYDQVNVTVTFGDPGEEIAKHADELGVDMIVMPSHGRRGVKHLLLGSVAERVLRYAHCPVLVLR
- a CDS encoding bifunctional folylpolyglutamate synthase/dihydrofolate synthase; translated protein: MTLFSSFAAFEAHVNTLGLFHMDLRLERMDRVLTCLERTRPQGLTLQVLGTNGKGSTSSMLEGLARAQGRRTGVFSSPHFVSLRERVRIDGALLDEQQWLRAANSVAACDPELTYFEWMTAVALELFAIHDVDVLILEAGLGGRHDATTAVAVDGTVVTPIGEDHENILGPGLERIAADKAGAFRPGVPVFSARQSAEVRNVLEGAAEKCRSPLRFVPSDPPCDVPSCLAERLPGTHQQDNFRLATLAWSACAKQLGAETSPAILRRGAQLAWLPGRLQWCRLGELEVLLDGAHNLPALECLQQFVEALEAPPRQLIFSCLSDKATAGLLEQIRQFNMDAVWVPEIAAGPRNLPARQLASQVGGTAVATLGHALQCAQEAGGRVLICGSLYLLAEFFRLHPRFLVPPTSDLST
- the selA gene encoding L-seryl-tRNA(Sec) selenium transferase, with translation MKELFRKLPATDDVLRQLEDLDENTGIPRPMLRDAVTQFLDRCREAIRRQEVTDPEELALTALLPRAQETVRGLVRPHFRRVINATGVVVHTNLGRSLLARAAREAVEESCRFYSNLEFALETGKRGSRYSHVESLLCSLTGAEAALVVNNNAAAVLLVLDTLVKGKEAVVSRGQLVEIGGSFRIPDVMAKSGGILREVGTTNRTHLSDYEQAIGPETGALMKVHTSNYKVIGFHKEVGLRELAVLGREYDLPVIEDLGSGNLFDFTPYVPLDEPTAQSVLREGASVVTFSGDKLLGGPQAGVILGRKDEIERIKRNPLNRALRIDKMTLAALEATLRLYTDPARARREIPTLAMITLSPETIQGRAKRLASTLRRQWQQHLPVRTRAGSSRVGGGASPEKDLPTTLVQIPLPGNRLEPFREALLQTDPPLVGRIEDGAFCLDPRTLQSEELRVVPGLLEQARLACGIGGGP
- a CDS encoding aminopeptidase; translation: MELAHTPKSCWDIFSSQEERVALEEAATEYIAFLSRCKTERETVQWVVEQAEAAGFRQEWAEGAVYRELKGKTVLLARRGRRPLREGVRLLGAHADTPRLDFKQHPVYEDGGMALGKTHYYGGIRKYQWLARPLALHGVVVKENGETVRVCLGEDQGDPVLTIADLLPHLAQEQNERKVTEAFEAEKLNIVLGHMPQGQDPSSEGDSKEGDRVKKRVLTLLNAKYGIIEEDLYSAELQAVPAGPARCVGLDEALIGGYGQDDRICVFCGLKALLAEEDPEFTQVVIFWDKEEIGSDGATGAKSLFMEYSLQDMLRAWEPETALSELFFATKALSGDVHGALDPDFQDLHDKYNTSRLGYGPVFCKFTGHRGKVGANDAHAEYVAWWRRLLNRASIPWQMAEIGKVDKGGGGTVAKHLAIYGMDIIDFGPGVLGMHSPFELSSKADLYATIKAFQAFLGSKE
- the selB gene encoding selenocysteine-specific translation elongation factor, yielding MPVIMGTAGHIDHGKTNLIKALSGIDCDRLKEEKKRGITIELGFAYVDLPGGQRLGIVDVPGHEKFVKNMVAGAAGIDFVLLVVAADEGVMPQTREHLEICSILGIKHGLVALTKVDMVEPDLMELAQEDVRDHLQGTFLEEAPIFPVSAHTGEGVDVLRQAVVSLCGSVQIVRETDLFRLPVDRVFSMRGHGTVITGTLVSGQIDVGDDVEVYPQLKTTRVRGLQVHGQEVQRALAGQRTACNLAGVEVSSLQRGDVLARPGTLIPSQMWDLELTCLSSAPRPLRHRTELHFHHGSREVLARIFLLDRDKLQPGDTALAQVRFTEPMAGVFGDRFVLRAYAPLRTIGGGRVLGPAATKIKRHSSGVEQLQALAKSGERGVVAFQLARAGQSGLDMHRLRVMTGIPGKRLENHLQDLGSKQEALLFDREERAYVHGQVLEELKHRLHAYVQTYHTKHPMRAGVTRSELASGWGQGMPQKLLHFLLERAARDSLVIKEGETFRLPEHRVSLAADQEKFKTLLVQRYKEAGLRPPNLREVLEELDVTAKEAAPLLRMLIEGGELVKVKEELYFDPVAIKGLKDQVRSYFEANETLHPTDFKELTGLSRKYTIPLLEFLDREKVTMRVGDVRQLRQG